The sequence ACCCAGCCTCCTGGACAGAAATAAAACTGGGTTGTtgggtatattttggaagtgtgCCAGAATTGGTGAACGGAAGAGTCCTTATGTTGCGGTATGCTGTATTGTGATGGCCTTCAGCATCCTCTTCATACAGTAGCTTGGAAAAATGCCAGAATTCAGTTGCAATcagatttaaatatgaaaaaaaaaggacttatctgcagaaaataatggaaagaatgGTTAACCCTTTTATCTCTGAACATTGAATGAGATAAATTTTCAGCTGCTGttctctattatttttgttattggacCAATGTTCTATATAAATAATTAGGATGTAACCATTTAATACTCAGAGTTTAAATATGTCTGTAACAATCAACCTCAGTACTGTCACTACAATATTACATTCTGCATATGTCATTCTGTTG is a genomic window of Balaenoptera ricei isolate mBalRic1 chromosome 14, mBalRic1.hap2, whole genome shotgun sequence containing:
- the TMEM167A gene encoding protein kish-A, producing MSAIFNFQSLLTVILLLICTCAYIRSLAPSLLDRNKTGLLGIFWKCARIGERKSPYVAVCCIVMAFSILFIQ